CCAGCCAGGTGGATTCGAAGTCGTCCCATTCCCGTTGGTCGGCGGTGCTCAGGTGCAGCACCCGCCATCCCCGGTCACGGGCGGCCTCGACGAGCCCCGGCAGATCCGTGACCTCCGCTCCGAAGGTCTGCTCGACAGCCGGCGTGGGGGGACGTTCCCAGTACGCCTCACCGAACAGCAGCCTTCCGCCGGGCCGGACCACCCTGGCGAGGGCGTCGAGGGCGGCGTCGGTGCCACCGAAGGCGTGCGCCGAGCCGATGCAGAGGACCCGGTCGGCGGGCTCCTGCCAGGCCGCCGCTTCGCCCATCACGAAGGCGACGTGCCGGTTCAGGGACCGCCCCGCGGCCAGCCGCCGCCCCCGGGCGAGGGCAGCGTCGTCGGTGTCGACGCCGACGCCCCTCGTCGCGACCGGGCCGGACACGCCTCCGGCGGCGACCGCCCGCAGCAGCAGCTCACCCCAGCCGCAGCCGAGGTCGAGCACGCGCGCGCCCGGGCGGACGTCGAGTCGTTGCAGCAGCAACGCCGCGTGCTCCTGCGACAGCGGAGTGTTCCAGCGCATCCGGGCGTAGCGGCTGGCGGCGAGGTGGTCGGTTGACTGCATGCGTTGAGGGTGTCAAGGCGTGATCGTCGGCGTGCGCCGGGTCCGACACTCCGGCGTACGGCAGGATCGGTCAGATGGGCGCGCAGCAGGCGGGGCCGTTTCGGCGGCCGACCCCGCAGGAGGTGGCGGCGGCGGCCGGCCGGGGCCTCGCGGACGTGATCGGCCCCGGCCTGCGGGTGTTGTTCTGTGGCTTCAACCCGGGCCTCTATTCCGCCGCCGTGGGGTTGCCCTTCGCCCGCAAAGGCAGCCGGTTCTGGCCGGCCCTGCACGGCGGCGGCTTCACCGACCGGGAGCTGCACCCGTGGGAACACGACGAGCTGCTGCGCCAGGGCCTGGGCATCACCAGCCTGAGCAACCGGGCCACCGCCCGCGCCGACGAACTGACGTCGGCGGAGCTGGTGGCCGGCGTGACGGGGTTGGCGGTGAAGGCGCAGCGGTACCGGCCGCGGTGGGTGGCCATCCTCGGGGTGACCGCGTACCGGATCGCCTTCGTCCGACCCCGGGCCGGGCTGGGTCCGCAGCCGGACCGGCTGGGCCCGGCCCGGCTCTGGGTGCTGCCCAACCCCAGCGGTCTGAACGCGCACTTTCCGCTGCCGGCGTTGACCGCCGAGTTTGGCAAGCTGCGCCAGGAGATCGACGGTTAGGCGTGCGGGGTGGACGCCTCGGCGGCCAGCGCCTGGTAGTAGGGCTGAATCGTGGGGTGGTAGTCGTCGAACTGGGGGAGGGGTGAGCCGTCCCGGGAGGCGACCAGCATGTCCAGGTAGTACTCCCAGCCGGCGCCGACCTCGGCGATGCCCTCCACGCTGGTGAGGTGCTGGACGAACCGCAGCTCGGTGGTGCCGTCGGTCTCGGTCAGCACCATCTCCAGCAGCCAGGTCCCGTAGCTGTCGATCATCGACACGGCGAGGCGTCGCTCTGGTTCGCACGCGTCGATGCGCACGTCACACCAGGGCTGCTGCTCCTCGTACGCCATCTGAACCTGGATGGTCCGTCCGGGCGCGGCGTCGCCCTTCCAGGGGCCGAACCAGCGGGCCGTGCGCTCCGACTCGGTCAGGCTGGCCCAGACGTCCGTCGCCGGGGCGCGGAACGTCCGGGTCAGGACGAGATCGTGGCCGGTGGCGGTGCGAAACAGGCGTCCGGCGGGTGTACGGGTCATGCCGTGTGCTCCCTTCGGTGCTCCGCCGGGCCGCGGCTGCGGCGCTCTCGGCGGGTGCGATAGACCTCGGTCTCCAACGCGTCGAGGTGCCGCTCCCACCGGTCGGGGGCCGCGAGTGCGGCGAGCCAGTCGACCAGCGGGGCGAGCGGGCGCGGATCGAATCGGTAGATCCTCTGTCGGCCGACCATCTCATCGTGCACCAGACCGCTCTCGCGCAGCAGCCGCAGGTGGCGGCTGATCGCGGGTCGGCTGATCACGAATCGCTGGGCGATGTCACCCGCGGACAACGGCTCGTCGCGCAGCAGGGTCAGGATGTGCCGTCGTACCGGATCCGCGATCGCGGTGGCCACCTCGTTCACCTGGGAAGCGTAACCTATCGGTTACGGGTTAGCGTGGTGAAGGCCACGGACGGCCGCATTTCGCCGCGTCGATGGTGGGCACATGATCACTTGACCTGGCACTCTGTAAGGCATGGCCGCCCTCCTTCGCTCCCGCTTGACCGACTGGACGTTTGTCGTACCTGTGCTCGCCGTCCTGATATTGATGGTCACCTGGGGGCGGAGCCTGCCTGGGCCCGTCATCGTGCTCGTCGCGGTGCTGCTGGGCGGCGCGGTGCTCGCGGCCGTGCACCACGCGGAGGTGGTCGCCCACCGGGTGGGGGAGCCGTACGGGTCCCTGGTGCTCGCCGTCGCGGTCACCGTGATCGAGGTGGCCCTGATCGTCACGCTCATGATCAGCGGGCCGGAGAAGACCCAGTCGCTCGCCCGCGACACCGTCTTCGCCGCCGTCATGATCACCTGTAACGGGATACTCGGCCTGTCCCTGCTGCTCGGGGCGCTGCGCCGCCGAGTGGCCGTGTTCAACCCGGAGGGCACCGGCGGTGCGCTGGCCACCGTGATCACCCTGGCCACCCTGAGCCTGGTCATCCCCAGCTTCACCACGGCCCGCCCCGGCCCGGAGTTCAGCCCGGCCCAACTCGTCTTCGCCGCCGTCGCGTCGCTGGCCCTGTACGGGCTGTTCGTGCTCGTGCAGACCGGCCGGCACCGCGACTACTTCCTGCCGGTCGACAGCCGGGGCAAGGTCATCGAGACGGAGGAGCACGCCAAACCGCCCACGACCCGCGCCGCGCTGGTGAGCCTGGGCCTGCTGTTGGTGGCGCTGGTCGCGGTGGTCGGCGACGCCAAGACGGTCTCCCCGACCATCGAGGCCGGGGTCGCGGCGGCGAACCTGCCGCACGCGTTTGTCGGCGTGATCATCGCCCTGCTGGTGCTGCTGCCGGAGACCCTGGCCGCCGCCCGCGCCGCCCGCCGAGACCGCGTCCAGACCAGCCTGAACCTCGCGCTCGGCTCCGCGATGGCCAGCATCGGCCTGACCATCCCGGCCATCGCGATCGCCTCGATCTGGCTGGACGGCCCGCTGCTGCTCGGCCTAGGCGGCACCCAGCTCGCGCTGCTCGCGCTGACCGCCGTGACCGCGGTGCTGACCGTCGTGCCGGGTCGGGCCAACGTGCTGCAGGGTGGCGTACACCTGGTGTTGATGGCCGCCTTCGTCTTCCTGGCCGCGAGCCCCTGACCGTCACACGTTGCCGCCCGCGAGGCGGTCCGCGCGGGCGTTCAGGTAGCGCTGCTGCGCCAGGTTCGTCGACCGCGACGCCGCCATCCGGTACGCCTCCCGCGCCGCGACCCGCTCACCGACCAGCTCCCAGAGGTGGGCGCGGGCGGCCGGCAGCCGTGGGTCGTCGGCCAGTCGGGGATCGTCGGCCAGGTCGGCGAGCAGCGCCAAGCCGGCCGACGGCCCGCGGCTCATCGCCACCGCCACCGCGTGGTTGAGCGCCACCACCGGGTTGTCGGACATGCCGAGCAGCACCTCGTACAGGGCGGTGATCTGCGGCCAGTCGGTCGCCGCCGCACTGGACGCCTCGTCGTGCACCGCCGCGATGGCCGCCTGGAGCTGGTAGGGCCCGACGACCCCGCGCGGCAGCGCCCCGGTGATCAGCTCGACCCCCTCGGCGATCTGGTCGGCCCGCCACCGGCTCCGGTCCTGCTCGGCCATCGGCACCAACTCGCCGTGCGGCCCGAGCCGGGCCGGCGCGCGGGCGTCGGTGAGCAGCATCAACGCGAGCAGCCCGGTGACCTCGGGATCGTCGGGCAGCAGCCGGTGCACCAGGCGGGTCAGCCGGATCGCCTCGGCGGTCAGGTCGGCGCGCAGCAACCCGGGGCCGGCCGTGCGCGCGTACCCCTCCGTGAAGATCAGGTAGAGCACGTGCAGCACGGCGGCGAGCCGGTCCGCGCGCTCCGGGCCGGTCGGCGGCGCGAACCGCAGTCCACTGTCGCGGATCCGTTGCTTTCCCCGGCTGATCCGCCGGGTCATCGTCGCCTCCGGCACCAGGAACGCACGCGCCACCTCGGCGGTGCTCAGCCCGCCCACGGCGCGCAGCGTGAGCGCAATCTGCGACGCCGGCGACAGCGCCGGGTGGCAGCACAGGAAGAGCAGGATGAGCGTGTCGTCCGCGTCGGCCGTCGGCTGGTCAGCCGCCGGAGCGCGCCACTGCTCCGGCAGCACCCACCGCGCCACCGTGTCCTCCCGCCGCCTGCGGGCCTGCTCCCGGCGCAGCAGGTCGGTCAGCCGGCGGGACGCGACGGTGATCAACCAGCCGCGCGGGTTGTCCGGTACGCCGTCGCGCGGCCAACCGCCCGCCGCCGCGATCAGCGCCTCCTGCACCGCGTCCTCGGCGGTGTCGAAATGCCCGTAGCGACGTACCAGCGCGCCGAGGACCTGCGGCGCCAGCTCGCGCAGCAGGTCCTCGACAGGTGTCTGCGGCACCGGTCAGCCGGCCAGGTCCTCGATGCCCTCCAGCACCGGCCGCACGTCCACGTACCCGCCGGGGGCGTTGGGGTCGACCAGGCCGGCGGCGATCTCGGTGGCCCGGTCGAAGCTGGCGCACTCCACGATCGTGTAACCCGCCAGGACCTCCTGCGTCTCCGGGTACGGCCCGTCGGTGACCACGGGTGCGCCCTCGCGTACCTGCACCCGGCGCGCGTGCACGGGCTCGCTCAAGCCCTGGGCGTCGACCAGCTCCCCGGACTCGGCCAGCGCCTGGTGGAACGTCTCCATGTGCTGGTGCATCGCCGCGATCTGCTCGGCCGACATCGCGGGCCGGTCGGAAGCCCGCCCCGACAACACGTCGTAGTCCTGCTGCGATCCGTAGAGCAGAATCATGTACTTCACGGGTGCTCCCTCCTGTTGGCTGGTGCCGCCGCGGCACCGCCTCACCAGAAACGTCGAACCCAACCCCCAACCCCGGACACCCGCCCCACCCCCAACCCCACCACCCCACCCCGGCCCGCCCCGGTGATCAAGAGCTTTCCGTCACGACACGCCGGGCGGGCTGACGCAAAGTTCTTGATCACCGGGGCGGGGCAACAGGGACAAGTCAACGGGTGGTGGGTGGGGGTTAGCTTGGCGGGATGGGGACTGTGTGGGTGGTGCTGGGGATCGTTGTGGTGGTGGCTGGTTCCGCGTTCGGGGTTGTGGTTCGGCGGGGGCGGGGGACCCGGGTCGGTGGGGTTGGGGGCGACGAGCCGGTGGCTGGGCGGGATGCCCGGGTGCGGCAGCAGCGGTACGAGGCCGAGCGGCACGGCGACCAGGGTGGCACCTGGCAGCGCGGTCGCGAGTCGGGCGGTTGAGCGTCACTGCCCGTAGGACCCGCCCGGGCAGTGCCGCCGGTTGGAGCCGCCGCCCGTAAAGCCCGCCGCCCGTCGAGCCCGCCGCCGTGAACCGTCCGGTCGCGCCGCGCGTGAAACCGGTGACGGGGCGTTTCGGTCGCATCGTCGGGGTACTACCACCGCGAGCACCGATGTCTGGGGAGGCACAGTGGGCACACGGTCGAGGCGCGATGCCCGGGGTCCGGTGGCCGCCCTGCTGATCGCCGCGCTGGTGTCACTCGCCTGTGCGGGCGGCGGGCTGGCCGAGCCGGAGGGCGAGCGTCCCACCCCGGGCCGGTCGCAGGCATCCCCGGGGCCGAGCACCACCCGGGCCGACAGCACCACCAGCGTCGCCGAGTTCGAGCAGGACGTCGCCGACGCGCAGGAGATCGCCGAGCGCTACTGGGCGGCCCAGTTCAAGGAGTCCGGGCAGCGGTTCCAACCCATCCGGCGGATCACCCCCTACCAGCGGGCGGGTGAGGTGTCCTGCGGTGGTCAGCCGTTGCCCCGCAACAACGCCGTCTACTGCTCGCAGGGCGACTTCATCGCGTACGACGTCGCCTGGTCCGTGGCGGCGTTCCGCCAGGTCGGCGACGCGTTCGTGTTCTACCTGCTCGGCCACGAGTACGCGCACGGCATCCAGGTGCGCCTCGGCATCAACTACAGCTTCACGATCCAGCAGGAGTTGCAGGCCGACTGCATGGCCGGGGCGTACCTCGGCGACTCGGTGCGTGCCGGCGCGCTGACCCTGGCCGAAGGCGACCTGGACGAGTTCCGCGAGGGGGTGGCGGCGGTCGGCGACGACCCCGACCAACCGTGGTTCGCGGAGGGCTCGCACGGCACCGCCGAGCAGCGCACCGACTCGTTCTTCCGCGGCTACGAGCGCTCCCTGGAGGCCTGCGACCTGGGCTGAACGGGTTGCCCGGATCACGTCGGCACCCGTCGCGGCCGTCGGCGGTGGCTCGGCCTGGCAGGATCGCCGATGTCGGCCACGACCCTGGAGGATCCGCTGAGCAGCCATCACCCCGCCGCCGTGCTCTTCGACATGGACGGCACGCTGGTCGACAGCGAGAAGCTGTGGGACGTCGCGCTGCAGGAACTCGCCCAGGAGTACGGCGGGGAGCTGTCCGAGAACGCCCGCCGCTCGATCGTCGGCACCGCCATGGCCGAGTCGATGCGCATCCTGCACGACGACCTGGGGCAGCCCGAACGGGATCCGGAGATCAGCGGGGCGTGGATCAACACGCGGATCCTGGAGCTGTTCCGCACCGGCCTGCCCTGGCGTCCCGGCGCGTTCGAGCTGCTGCGCGCGGTCCGCGCGGCGGGAATCCCCACCGCGCTGGTCACCTCCAGCCCTCGGGCGCTGGTCGAGATCGCCCTGGACACGCTGGGTCGGGACAACTTCGACACGGTGGTCGCCGGTGACGAGGTGGTGGCGGCCAAGCCGCACCCGGAGCCCTACCTGACCGCGGCGCGGCTGCTGGGTGTGCCGATCGAGCGTTGTGTGGCGATCGAGGACTCGGCGACCGGGGTGGCCAGCGCGCTCGCGTCCGGCGCGGCGGTGCTGGCCGTACCGGCGGAGGTGGCGCTCGCGAGCACTGTCGGCGTACGCCAGACGGAGAGCCTGACCGGCGTGGACCTGGAGTTTCTCGCGGCGTTGCTGGCCGACCGGGCCGCGGCGACCGGCTGACGGGTCGACCCGGGTCACGGGCGTTCGGCGAAGACCGCCCCGACCACCTGGTAACTGTCGAACGCTCTCGCGGCCCCCGCGTACGCGGCCAGGTGGATGAACACCTCGACGATCTCTTCCTTGGTCACGCCCGAGCTCAAAGCGATGCGCAGCTGGCCCCGCAGCGGCTCGTGGGTGCCGAGGGTGGCGGCGACCGCCACCGAGACGAGGCAGCGGCTGCGCAGGTCCAGGCCCTCCCGGGGCCATGCCTCGCCGAAGGTCTGCACGGTGGCGAGACGACGGAAGTCGTGCCCGACCGGCGGTTCGCCCTCGCCGAGTGGCAGCACCAGTGGCTGACCGAGGAGCCGCTCGGCGTTGTCGAGTGCCCGCTGGTACGCGTCCTGATCGGTCATGTCACCGGCCCCCGCTCACCGCCGTGGTCGCTGGCGGGCCGGTGCCCTGCCGGCACCACCAGCCTGGCAGTCGATCGCTGGCGGCCGCTGTCGAATCGGTCAGCCCGCGACGGCCGATGCCCCCGATCGCCAGGCGACCGGGGGCATCGATGGTGCCGGTCAGTCGTGGGCGATGGCGCCCAGCACGTTGATCCGGGCCGCCCGGATGGCCGGCAGCACCGCTGCCACCACCCCGATGATCGCGGCGAGGCCGAGGAAGACACCCATCTGCCCCCAGGGGAGAATCAGGTCGGTGATGCCCTCGTCCTTGAGTGCCTCGACCACCGCGGCGCCGAGGCCGGTGCCGACCACCACGCCCAGCAACGCGCCGAACACGGAGATCACCACCGCCTCCACCGTGATCATGCCCATCGTCTGGCCGCGGCGCAGGCCGATCGCCCGCAGCAGACCCAGCTCGCGGGTCCGCTCCAGCACCGACAGCGCCAGGGTGTTGATGATGCCGAGCACGGCGATGATGATGGCCAGGGCCAACAGGATCTGGATCATCGTGAGCAGGCCGTCGAGCGAACTCGTCTGCTGCTCGATGAACGCGTCCCGGTCGGCCACCGACACCTCGGGGCTGTCTGCGAGGAGCGCCTCCACCTGCGGCTGCACGTCGGACACCCGCGCGCCCGGGGCCAGTTGGATGAAGCCCTGGATGGGCTGCGGGATGGCGAAGTCCTTCGCCGCGGCCGGCGGCAGCGTCACCGGGTTGGTCAGCTGCGACGACTCGTAGATGCCGCTGACCGTGTAGGTCCGGACCTCACCGCGGGTCAGCTGCACGTTCACCGTCGAGCCCACCGACCAGCCACGGGACGTGGCGGTGTCCGAGCTGGCCAGCATCTGGGTCGGCCCGAGCCGGTCGATGTCACCGGCGGTGGCCTTCGCGCCGAAGATCTGCCGCAGCGACGCGATGTCGCTGCTCGCCGCGACCCAGGTGCTCTCGCCGTCGACCCTCGCCATGTCGCCGTACTCGCCGTCGACCAGTTGCACGCCGGGCAGGGCCTTCGCCTTGTCCAACACGCCCGGGTCGAAGCTCGGCGGGCGCGGACCGCCCTGCACACCGGAGATCACCAGCTGGGCCTTGATGGTGTCCTGGGCGAGCGCGCTGATGCTGCCCTTGGCCGAGTCGAGGATCACCGTGACGCCGGTGACCAGCGCGATGCCGACCATCAGCGCCGCGGCGGTGATCGCCGTACGGCGCGGGTTGCGCCCGGAGTTGAGCCGGCCCAGCTTGCCCGGCACCGACCAGGAGAAGATCGCCCCGAGCAGGCTCACCACCGGCCGGCTGATCAGCGGGGTCAGCAGCGCCACGCCGATGAAGGCGAACAGCACCCCACCGAGGATGGTGGCCAGGGTCTGACCGCCGGCGTTGCCGCTGAGCCCGAGGAACAGCAGCACCGCGCCGATGCCGGTGACCACCGACCCGGTCACGGTGATCTTGGTCAACGGCCGGTCCGGCGTGGCCACGTCCTGCATCGCCGCGATCGGCGGGATCCGCGATGCCCGCAGCGCCGGCAGCAGCGCCGCCACCACAGTGATGACCAGTCCCACGGCGAACGACCCGATCACCGCAGCCGCCGGCACACCGATCCCGGCCAGGGTCAGGCCGCCGGCCAGCTTGCCGAACAGGAACGCCAGCAGCGCGCCCACCCCGATGCCGGCGGCGAGGCCGAGCACCGAGGCGATCAGACCGACCGCGATGGCCTCCAGCACCACCGAACCGATGATCTGCCGCCCGCTGGCCCCGATGGCGCGCATCAGCGCCAACTCGCGGGTGCGCTGGGCCACGATGATCGAGAAGGTGTTGAGGATCAGGAACGTGCCCACCAGCAGCGCCACCGCGGCGAAGCCGAGCAGAATCTTGTTGAAGAAGGACAGGCCCTCCTTCAGGCTGGCCGAGGCGTCCGCGGCCACCTGCTCGCCGGTCTTCACGTCGAAGTCCGCGCCCAGGGTGCGGGCCACGTCGTCGCGCAGCTTCTCGTCGGAGACCCCGTTGGCGGCGTTCACGGTGATGCTGCTGAACGTGTCCGGCTCGCCCAGCATCAGCCGCTGCGCCACCGGCGTGGTGAAGAAGACCTCGTTGACCCCGCCGATGGAGTCCCGGTCACCGCTGTAACCGGCGATGCCGACCAGGGTGAAGTCCCGCTTCTTCGACTCGAACGCGGTGAGCACGCCGACCTTCTGGCCGACCTGCACCTTCGCCGTGGTGGCCAGGGACTTGTTGATGACGATCTCGTCCTCGGCCTGCGGCGCGCGGCCCTCGCGCAGCTGCAGCAGGTCGCTCTCGCCGGTCCAGTTCTCGCCCAGCTGCGGCGGACCGAACGAGCTGACCACCTTGCCGTTGCTGCCGATCACCCGCGCGCCGTCGGCGTTCACGATGCCCGTGGCCGAGGCCACGCCCGGCACCTGCTTCACCCGGTCCACCAGGGCGGCCGGCAGGGGAGCGGAGGTCTGCTCGCCCTCCATCTCGTTGAGCTCCACCTTCGGCTTCGCCGCGACGTTCACGTCGATCTCGGAGAAGCCGTCGGCGAAGACCGAGTCGAAGGAACGGCCCAGCGTGTCGGTGAGCACGAAGGCGCCGGACACGAACATGACCCCGAGCACGACCGCCAGCCCGGACAGGATCAGCCGGACCTTGCGGGCCAGCAGACTCTTCAGTGTCGCCCGGAACATCAGTTGCCCACCTCAGCCGGAGTGTCCAGCTTCTTCATGGTGTCCAGCACCGTCTCGGCGGTCGGCTCGATCAGCTCCGAGACGATCTCCCCGTCGGCGAGGAAGACCACCCGGTCGGCATACGCGGCGGCGGTCGGGTCGTGGGTGACCATGACGATGGTCTGGCCGTGCTCGCGCACCGAATTGCGCAGGAAGCCGAGCACCTCCGCGCCGGAGCGCGAGTCCAGGTTGCCGGTCGGCTCGTCCGCGAAGATCACCTCCGGGCGGGAGACCAGGGCCCGCGCACACGCCACCCGCTGCTGCTGCCCGCCGGAGAGCTGCGCCGGCCGGTGGTCCAGCCGGTCCCGCAGACCGACCGTGTTGATCACCGTGTCGTACCAGGCCGGGTCCGGCTTGCGCCCGGCGATCGACAGCGGCAGCAGGATGTTCTCCTTCGCGGTCAGAGTGGGCAGCAGGTTGAACTGCTGGAAGATGAACCCGACCTTGTCGCGGCGCAGCTTCGTCAGACCCGCGTCACCCAGCCCGGTCACGGTCGTCTCACCGATCTGCACCGTCCCCCGGGTCACCGAGTCCAGGCCGGCCAGGCAGTGCATCAGCGTCGACTTGCCGGACCCCGACGGCCCCATGATCGCGGTGAAGCGGCCACGTTCGAACTCCGCGCTGACCCCCCGCAGCGCGATGACCTGAGCCTCGCCGCTGCCGTACACCTTCCACACGTCGTTCGCCCGGGCCGCGGCCTGCGCCTGCTGGCCTACCGTCGCGGTCACGTCATCTACCTCTTCCGTCTGTCCGAAAATGCACGCCGCCCCCCGATGGTCCGGCGCGACTAGTTCAATCATCGGTGCTGCTCACGCCCGCCCCGTCCGCCCAGGGGCTGACCCGGAGCGGATATTCCGCTGCGGGTGCACCCCCATGTCGGATCAGGGTTGCCCCTGACCCGGCGACCGGTCGAGCGTGTTTCCAGCTGGCGAACCCCCCCGCCGGCTCCGACTGTGTCCCCTCACGTCACAGGAGGGTCAACCGCGCCGGGCCGTCTCCGGTCACGGTAGGTGACGGAGGCAACGGCGGCCGTCACCCCACGGTGGGATCTTCGAGTACGCCGGGTGAGGTAGTCGGGCCGCCGGCGGCTACGCCCTGGGGCGGACCAAGCCCGACTCGTACGCCAGCACGACGGCCTGCACCCGGTCGCGCAGCCGCAGCTTGGTCAGCACATGCCCCACGTGGGTCTTGATGGTGGTTTCGCTGACCGACAGCACCGCCGCGATCTCGGCGTTGGACAGCCCTCGGGCGACCTGCACCAGCACCTCGCGTTCCCGGTCGGTGAGCGCGTCGAGCGCCGCCGACGGCGTCGCCGCCGGGTCGGGCAGCAGCTCGGCGAACCGGTCCAGCAGTCGCCGCAGGATGCGGGGAGCCACCACCGCGTCCCCACCGGCGACCGTGCGGATCGCCGCGATCAACTCCTCGGCGGGCACGTCCTTGGCCAGGAACCCGCTGGCGCCCGCACGCAACGCGCCCACCACGTACTCGTCCAGGTCGAAGGTGGTCAGCACCAGCACCCGCACCGGGAGTCGGGCGTCGACGATCGCCCGGGTCGCGGCCACCCCGTCCATCCGGGGCATCCGGATGTCCATCAGCACGACGTCGGGCAGCAGCCGGCGGGACAGCTCCACCGCCTCCACGCCGTCACCGGCCTCCGCCACCACGTGCAGGTCGTCCTCGGCGCCCAGCACCATCCGGAACCCGGTACGCAGCAGCGGCTGGTCGTCGGCGAGCAGGATCCGCACCGGCCGCCCCGGGGTCGCCTGTTCGGTCATCTCGCCTCCTGTCCGGCCTGCCGCACCCGGTCATCCTCGCGTACGTCGGCGGGTGCGTCGCGGATCACCGTAGAGGCCGGCCGGTCGCCCTGTCCCGACCGCAGCGGCACCGCCGCGGTCGGGTCCCCAACCGATCGGCGCGGCTCGCCCACCGACCCGAGGAGGCGATCAGCGTCGCCGGAGCCGGACCGACCTCACCGCGACGCGGGGGGCGGCTGTCACTCGTCGGCGCCCGGCACCACCGGAACCGACCGGGAGTCGCGCAGCGGGTCGGCACTCGCCGCCGCGACCGGGAACGGCGGCGGAGTGCCACCGAAGGTGGGGCAGAGCGCCTGGTGGCTGCACCAGTCGCACAGCTTGCTCGGTCGAGGCCGGAAATCCTGCCGGGCGGTGGCCTGCTCGATGGCCCGCCACAGGGCCACCACCGTGCGCTCGAAGCGGACCAACTCGTCGGCGTCCGGCGTGTAGTCCAACACCTCGGCGTCGCGCAGGTAGAGCAGCCGCAGCACCCGGGGCACCACCCCCCGGGTGCGCCACAGCACCAGGGCGTAGAACTTGAGCTGGAACAGCGCCCGCGCCTCGAACGCCTCCCGTGGAGCGCCGCCGGTCTTGTAGTCGACCACCCGAAGCGCCCCGTCCGGGGCGACGTCGAGCCGGTCGAGGTAA
This portion of the Micromonospora zamorensis genome encodes:
- a CDS encoding ABC transporter permease; amino-acid sequence: MFRATLKSLLARKVRLILSGLAVVLGVMFVSGAFVLTDTLGRSFDSVFADGFSEIDVNVAAKPKVELNEMEGEQTSAPLPAALVDRVKQVPGVASATGIVNADGARVIGSNGKVVSSFGPPQLGENWTGESDLLQLREGRAPQAEDEIVINKSLATTAKVQVGQKVGVLTAFESKKRDFTLVGIAGYSGDRDSIGGVNEVFFTTPVAQRLMLGEPDTFSSITVNAANGVSDEKLRDDVARTLGADFDVKTGEQVAADASASLKEGLSFFNKILLGFAAVALLVGTFLILNTFSIIVAQRTRELALMRAIGASGRQIIGSVVLEAIAVGLIASVLGLAAGIGVGALLAFLFGKLAGGLTLAGIGVPAAAVIGSFAVGLVITVVAALLPALRASRIPPIAAMQDVATPDRPLTKITVTGSVVTGIGAVLLFLGLSGNAGGQTLATILGGVLFAFIGVALLTPLISRPVVSLLGAIFSWSVPGKLGRLNSGRNPRRTAITAAALMVGIALVTGVTVILDSAKGSISALAQDTIKAQLVISGVQGGPRPPSFDPGVLDKAKALPGVQLVDGEYGDMARVDGESTWVAASSDIASLRQIFGAKATAGDIDRLGPTQMLASSDTATSRGWSVGSTVNVQLTRGEVRTYTVSGIYESSQLTNPVTLPPAAAKDFAIPQPIQGFIQLAPGARVSDVQPQVEALLADSPEVSVADRDAFIEQQTSSLDGLLTMIQILLALAIIIAVLGIINTLALSVLERTRELGLLRAIGLRRGQTMGMITVEAVVISVFGALLGVVVGTGLGAAVVEALKDEGITDLILPWGQMGVFLGLAAIIGVVAAVLPAIRAARINVLGAIAHD
- a CDS encoding ABC transporter ATP-binding protein, encoding MTATVGQQAQAAARANDVWKVYGSGEAQVIALRGVSAEFERGRFTAIMGPSGSGKSTLMHCLAGLDSVTRGTVQIGETTVTGLGDAGLTKLRRDKVGFIFQQFNLLPTLTAKENILLPLSIAGRKPDPAWYDTVINTVGLRDRLDHRPAQLSGGQQQRVACARALVSRPEVIFADEPTGNLDSRSGAEVLGFLRNSVREHGQTIVMVTHDPTAAAYADRVVFLADGEIVSELIEPTAETVLDTMKKLDTPAEVGN
- a CDS encoding response regulator translates to MTEQATPGRPVRILLADDQPLLRTGFRMVLGAEDDLHVVAEAGDGVEAVELSRRLLPDVVLMDIRMPRMDGVAATRAIVDARLPVRVLVLTTFDLDEYVVGALRAGASGFLAKDVPAEELIAAIRTVAGGDAVVAPRILRRLLDRFAELLPDPAATPSAALDALTDREREVLVQVARGLSNAEIAAVLSVSETTIKTHVGHVLTKLRLRDRVQAVVLAYESGLVRPRA